A stretch of the Clostridiales bacterium genome encodes the following:
- a CDS encoding glycoside hydrolase family 3 C-terminal domain-containing protein, with product MDIKSLVSQMTLEEKAGLCSGDDFWHTKAVERLGIPRSMVSDGPHGLRKQDDKADHLGINDSIKAVCFPTACATAASFDPELIRAIGEAIGDSCQHERVSVVLGPAVNIKRSPLCGRNFEYFSEDPVLAGRMATAMIRGVQSRNVGTSIKHFALNSQEHRRMSSSSDADERTIREIYFPAFEMAVKEARPWTVMCSYNKINGVFASENAWLLTDVLRKEWGFDGYTVSDWGAVSNRPAGVAAGLDLEMPASGGANDRKIVEAVRGGKLDEKLVDQACERILGIVYRYLENAKPDTPWDMEAQHAQAAEAAAECMVLLKNEGELLPLGKEDRIAFIGEFAEKPRFQGGGSSHINCFRVTGALEAAGSRGLQVEFARGYSVEKDEASEPDIAAAAEAARRAKAAVVFAGLPDSYESEGYDRTHLRLPECQNRVIEAVAAANPNTIVVLHNGAPVEMPWIGRVKAVLEAYLGGQAVGEAAVRVLFGDVNPCGHLPETFPIRLEDNPSYLFYGGEGNVAEYREGVFVGYRYYDKKRMEVLFPFGHGLSYTTFEYSGLKLSADRIRDTEELTATVTVKNTGNRAGKAVVQLYVGDVESTPIRPVRELKDFTKVLLQPGESREVSFTLGKRAFAYWNRQIHDWHVETGAFTVEAGGSSRDLPLSAEVTVESTTELPHCYTADSIFMDIMADPKAAPVMREYMKEAAGMFGNGGGQDSGSDAAKEAISDEMNLAMMNYMPLRGAASLGGGSAEDVEKLVEKLNSIL from the coding sequence ATGGATATTAAATCGCTGGTTTCACAGATGACCCTGGAGGAGAAGGCCGGGCTTTGCTCCGGCGACGATTTCTGGCACACCAAGGCGGTGGAACGCCTGGGGATTCCGAGATCCATGGTCAGCGACGGCCCGCACGGGCTTCGGAAGCAGGACGACAAGGCAGATCACCTGGGAATCAACGACAGCATTAAGGCGGTGTGTTTTCCTACCGCATGCGCCACAGCGGCATCCTTTGACCCGGAACTGATCCGGGCGATCGGGGAAGCCATCGGGGACAGCTGCCAGCATGAACGGGTATCGGTGGTGCTGGGGCCCGCGGTGAACATCAAGCGGAGCCCCCTGTGCGGGCGGAATTTTGAGTACTTCTCCGAGGACCCCGTTCTCGCCGGCCGGATGGCCACGGCGATGATCCGGGGCGTACAGAGCCGGAATGTGGGCACCAGCATCAAGCATTTTGCGCTGAACAGCCAGGAGCACCGCCGCATGAGTTCCTCCTCCGACGCGGATGAGCGGACCATCCGGGAAATCTATTTTCCGGCGTTTGAGATGGCGGTGAAGGAAGCACGGCCGTGGACGGTTATGTGTTCCTACAATAAGATCAACGGGGTGTTTGCCTCGGAGAATGCCTGGCTGCTGACGGACGTCCTGCGGAAGGAATGGGGATTTGACGGATATACAGTGTCCGACTGGGGCGCGGTATCCAACCGGCCGGCCGGGGTGGCCGCGGGGCTGGACCTTGAAATGCCCGCTTCCGGCGGCGCCAATGACCGGAAGATCGTGGAAGCTGTCCGGGGCGGAAAGCTGGATGAAAAGCTGGTGGACCAGGCATGCGAGCGGATCCTGGGGATTGTGTACCGGTACCTGGAAAACGCGAAGCCGGATACGCCGTGGGATATGGAAGCACAGCATGCGCAGGCGGCGGAGGCCGCAGCGGAATGCATGGTCCTGCTGAAAAACGAAGGAGAGCTCCTGCCGCTCGGCAAAGAGGACCGGATTGCGTTTATCGGCGAATTTGCGGAGAAACCGCGCTTCCAGGGCGGCGGAAGCAGCCATATCAACTGTTTCCGGGTAACGGGCGCCCTGGAAGCCGCCGGAAGCCGGGGACTGCAGGTAGAGTTTGCCCGCGGGTATTCCGTGGAAAAGGATGAAGCGTCCGAACCGGATATTGCCGCCGCGGCGGAAGCGGCCAGGCGCGCGAAGGCGGCGGTGGTGTTTGCGGGCCTTCCGGATTCCTATGAGTCCGAAGGATATGACCGTACGCACCTGCGCCTGCCGGAATGCCAGAACCGTGTGATTGAGGCAGTGGCGGCAGCCAATCCGAATACCATTGTGGTGCTGCATAACGGCGCCCCGGTGGAGATGCCATGGATCGGCCGGGTGAAGGCGGTCCTGGAAGCCTATCTCGGCGGACAGGCGGTCGGGGAGGCGGCGGTCCGGGTGCTGTTCGGCGATGTGAATCCGTGCGGACACCTGCCGGAAACGTTTCCGATACGGCTGGAGGATAACCCCTCTTACCTGTTCTACGGCGGGGAAGGGAATGTGGCGGAATACCGGGAGGGCGTCTTTGTCGGCTACCGGTATTACGACAAAAAGCGGATGGAGGTCTTGTTTCCCTTCGGACACGGGCTGTCCTACACCACGTTTGAGTACAGCGGGCTGAAGCTGAGTGCGGACAGGATCCGGGATACGGAGGAACTGACGGCAACGGTGACCGTAAAGAACACCGGGAACCGTGCCGGTAAGGCGGTGGTCCAGCTGTATGTCGGAGATGTGGAAAGCACGCCCATCCGGCCGGTGCGGGAACTGAAGGATTTTACGAAGGTGCTCCTGCAGCCCGGGGAAAGCCGGGAGGTGTCCTTTACGCTTGGAAAGCGGGCGTTTGCTTACTGGAACCGGCAGATTCACGACTGGCATGTGGAAACGGGCGCGTTTACCGTGGAGGCCGGCGGATCCAGCCGGGACCTTCCGCTGAGCGCGGAGGTGACGGTGGAGTCCACAACGGAGCTGCCGCACTGCTATACAGCGGACAGTATCTTTATGGATATTATGGCCGATCCGAAAGCCGCGCCGGTGATGCGGGAATATATGAAGGAAGCAGCCGGGATGTTCGGGAACGGCGGCGGCCAGGACAGCGGATCGGATGCGGCAAAGGAAGCAATTTCTGATGAAATGAACCTGGCCATGATGAACTATATGCCCCTTCGCGGCGCTGCCAGCCTTGGCGGGGGCTCCGCGGAAGATGTGGAAAAACTGGTGGAAAAACTGAACAGCATATTATGA
- a CDS encoding replication-associated recombination protein A, which yields MNEPTLLPEETPNPAGQPLAARMRPATLDEIAGQRHLLGPGKVLRRLIESDVITSMIFWGPPGVGKTTIARVIALRTKAAFIDFSAVTSGIREIRQVMQQAEENRVYGARTIVFVDEIHRFNKAQQDAFLPFVEKGSIVLIGATTENPSFEVNSALLSRCKVFVLQALSREDILSLLRRALTDERGFGRDHVTISEKALDAIAGFCNGDARSALSTLEMVVLNGEAGETGIHVTDEIVAQCLSRKNLMYDKDGEEHYNLISALHKSMRNSDPDAAVYWMMRMLEGGEDPLYIARRVLRFAAEDVGLADPRAMEVAVAAYQACHFIGVPECNVHLAEAVVYMSLASKSNAMEIATMEAKEAIEKEPDAPVPLVIRNAPTTLMKNLSYGKGYQYAHDYEEKITAMQCLPDALKDRKFYHPTTQGLEAKYKERLEQIEAWKKEHRGK from the coding sequence ATGAACGAACCCACCCTGCTGCCGGAAGAAACGCCGAACCCGGCCGGCCAGCCGCTGGCAGCCCGGATGCGTCCGGCCACGCTGGATGAAATTGCCGGCCAGCGGCATCTGCTGGGCCCGGGGAAGGTGCTGCGCCGCCTGATCGAGTCGGACGTCATTACCTCCATGATCTTCTGGGGTCCTCCCGGCGTCGGCAAAACCACGATTGCCCGGGTCATCGCCCTGCGGACCAAGGCCGCGTTCATCGATTTCTCCGCCGTCACCAGCGGCATCAGGGAAATCCGCCAGGTCATGCAGCAAGCGGAAGAAAACCGTGTCTACGGCGCACGGACGATCGTCTTTGTGGACGAAATCCACCGCTTCAACAAAGCCCAGCAGGATGCCTTCCTTCCCTTTGTGGAAAAGGGCAGCATCGTGCTCATCGGCGCAACCACCGAAAACCCTTCCTTCGAGGTTAACAGCGCGCTTCTGTCCCGCTGCAAGGTCTTTGTGCTGCAGGCCCTCAGCCGGGAGGATATCCTGTCCCTGCTCCGCCGGGCCCTCACGGATGAGCGCGGTTTCGGGCGGGACCACGTCACGATCAGCGAAAAAGCCCTGGACGCCATCGCCGGCTTCTGCAACGGAGATGCCCGCAGCGCCCTGAGCACGCTGGAGATGGTCGTCCTCAACGGCGAAGCCGGGGAAACCGGAATCCATGTGACGGATGAGATCGTCGCCCAGTGCCTCAGCCGGAAAAACCTCATGTACGACAAGGACGGCGAGGAGCATTACAACCTTATCTCCGCCCTGCATAAATCCATGCGCAATTCCGATCCCGATGCCGCCGTCTACTGGATGATGCGGATGCTCGAGGGCGGCGAAGATCCGCTGTACATCGCGCGGCGGGTGCTGCGCTTTGCTGCCGAGGATGTCGGCCTGGCCGATCCGCGGGCCATGGAGGTTGCGGTGGCCGCCTACCAGGCCTGCCATTTCATCGGGGTGCCAGAATGCAACGTGCACCTGGCGGAAGCCGTGGTTTACATGTCCCTGGCGTCCAAGTCCAACGCGATGGAAATTGCCACCATGGAGGCAAAGGAAGCCATCGAGAAGGAGCCGGACGCACCGGTTCCGCTCGTCATCCGCAACGCCCCCACCACCCTGATGAAAAACCTGTCCTACGGCAAGGGTTACCAGTACGCGCATGACTATGAGGAAAAGATCACGGCCATGCAGTGCCTGCCTGATGCCCTGAAGGACCGGAAGTTCTACCACCCCACCACCCAGGGGCTGGAAGCCAAATATAAGGAACGCCTCGAACAGATCGAAGCCTGGAAGAAAGAACATAGGGGTAAATAA